A genomic segment from Chitinophaga flava encodes:
- a CDS encoding aminotransferase class I/II-fold pyridoxal phosphate-dependent enzyme, translated as MMDFTSSLYLAMKHPGTTLQHWKQLTTGIPAVLGEPALNKQVAEQIARLQGLECGLTAPSTLHLYWDLYHVLSRQPVIVFIDEHIYPVSRYGVEQLLVKKIPVFYFRHQDDEHLQQLIQRHCKGAKKPVVLCDGWCPICGQAAPVEHYAALLNNMDGHLFIDDTQAFGILGAGASTLFPYGMGGGGILRWKQLPAGHTRCITTIVSLAKAWGVPMAVIGSTRNHIRQLEQASAIRTYSSPVSNAHIQAAVSALHWNQTTGNQLRARLWNNVKLFRHRMAWADLNVNNSCFPVQHLHHPSPGITTAIYHQLKQWDIKTVLSATHTGIHPRLTLLFRSDHTREQIWHIAQELTRICRQLTNVKGILSPEL; from the coding sequence ATGATGGATTTTACATCCTCATTGTACCTGGCAATGAAACACCCAGGTACAACGCTACAGCATTGGAAACAGCTTACTACAGGAATTCCCGCTGTACTGGGTGAGCCGGCGCTGAATAAACAAGTGGCTGAACAGATAGCCAGGCTGCAGGGCCTGGAATGTGGACTAACAGCGCCTTCCACCCTGCATCTTTACTGGGACCTCTACCATGTTTTAAGCCGTCAGCCTGTAATTGTTTTCATAGACGAGCATATTTACCCGGTTTCCAGATATGGCGTAGAACAATTACTGGTAAAAAAAATACCGGTTTTTTACTTCCGCCACCAGGATGATGAACATCTTCAGCAGCTTATACAACGTCATTGTAAAGGCGCTAAAAAGCCCGTCGTGCTATGCGATGGCTGGTGCCCGATATGTGGCCAGGCGGCTCCTGTTGAACACTACGCAGCCTTGTTGAATAATATGGATGGGCATTTGTTTATAGACGATACGCAGGCGTTTGGCATATTGGGGGCAGGCGCCAGTACCCTTTTCCCATATGGAATGGGTGGAGGTGGTATACTGCGATGGAAACAGCTGCCAGCAGGCCACACACGATGCATTACCACCATTGTTTCATTGGCTAAAGCATGGGGAGTGCCCATGGCTGTTATAGGAAGTACACGCAACCACATCAGGCAACTGGAACAGGCCAGCGCTATACGAACATATTCAAGTCCTGTCAGCAATGCGCATATACAGGCAGCAGTCAGTGCCCTGCATTGGAACCAGACAACAGGCAATCAGTTACGGGCCCGGCTATGGAATAATGTTAAACTGTTCAGGCACCGGATGGCGTGGGCTGATCTTAATGTAAACAATAGCTGCTTTCCAGTGCAACATTTACATCACCCCAGCCCCGGCATAACAACCGCTATTTATCACCAATTGAAGCAATGGGATATTAAAACCGTTTTGTCTGCCACCCATACAGGTATACATCCACGACTAACGCTGCTATTTCGTAGTGACCATACCCGTGAACAAATTTGGCACATAGCGCAGGAACTGACCCGGATATGCAGGCAACTAACAAATGTAAAAGGCATTTTATCACCTGAACTTTAA
- a CDS encoding amidohydrolase family protein yields the protein MLIIDAHCHAGKGDGLTGPWDTRASLTPFLQWSAAAGIQRTNLFAAFHSDYASANAAVASIVNKNPQRFYGFAFVHAIHDRGRIYNMVSTAVLQYGFCGIKVHRHDARISREICEVARLFALPVLYDVVGEVSMIELLATEYPDVNFIIPHLSSFADDWRAQIAFIPMLERHANIYTDSSGVRRFDLLAMAYQRAGAHKILFGTDGPWLHPAVELQKIFALTSHTKSLQMMLADNFLRLISKVRNKEFEHSPPVFKRELLPVQEDYKDPWLTGH from the coding sequence ATGCTTATTATAGATGCACATTGTCATGCAGGTAAAGGCGATGGACTTACAGGCCCGTGGGATACCCGGGCTTCGCTGACACCATTTCTGCAATGGTCGGCTGCTGCCGGTATACAACGCACCAACCTGTTTGCTGCTTTTCATTCCGACTATGCTTCGGCCAATGCGGCCGTGGCATCCATCGTTAACAAAAATCCACAACGCTTTTATGGTTTCGCCTTTGTGCATGCCATCCACGACCGGGGCCGCATATACAACATGGTAAGCACGGCCGTTTTGCAATATGGCTTTTGTGGTATAAAAGTGCACCGCCACGATGCCCGTATTAGCCGCGAAATTTGTGAAGTGGCCCGCCTGTTTGCACTGCCGGTATTATATGATGTGGTAGGTGAAGTATCTATGATAGAACTACTGGCCACCGAATACCCGGATGTTAACTTCATTATTCCACACCTGTCAAGCTTTGCAGACGACTGGCGGGCGCAAATTGCCTTTATTCCTATGCTGGAGCGGCATGCTAATATTTATACTGATAGTTCGGGCGTTCGCCGGTTCGACCTGCTTGCTATGGCCTATCAGCGTGCAGGCGCTCATAAAATATTATTTGGAACCGATGGCCCCTGGCTACACCCTGCTGTAGAGCTTCAAAAGATTTTTGCGCTGACCTCCCATACTAAAAGCCTGCAAATGATGCTGGCTGATAATTTTCTGCGTTTAATCAGTAAAGTGCGTAACAAGGAATTTGAACATTCACCGCCAGTGTTTAAAAGAGAGCTGTTGCCGGTACAGGAAGATTATAAAGATCCCTGGCTTACGGGTCATTAA
- a CDS encoding sigma 54-interacting transcriptional regulator gives MEKTIVCMIDVGEEGSPLFAAIQQKLGDEGVVFVRQPEGAGIAIVVWADKLAVETVMDYLQPLVLLDIKIVLLTVNKLLTDVVKWQLKQAGVHEVLEWNKGEEVLLHLTARLKRWAQVEALLSLDLVRNNLIGESYTWKRFLRKVIETAFFTSNSVLLIGESGTGKEMTARLIHELDQRKEKGNLVLMDCTTIVPELSGSEFYGHEKGAFTNAVYARDGAFAMADSGTLFLDELGELALPLQAGLLRVIQEGMYKRVGSNTWRKTNFRLVCATNRNVKEEIVQGNFREDLYFRVAASVFIIPPLRNRREDIPELVRTFLRQELNTIVAPEMDGAIMNFLVHRDYPGNIRELKQLVSQIVMRYAGQGFITMGDMPEEECPSPQQLQGFTASSHNGLHQSIRLAIASGKDLSRIKNEIAHLAMEIALEDCGGNLKLAARKLNVEVRTLQYIRKKNSSEVLNDP, from the coding sequence ATGGAAAAAACCATTGTCTGCATGATAGATGTGGGAGAAGAAGGCAGTCCCTTATTTGCCGCTATTCAACAGAAGTTGGGTGATGAAGGCGTTGTGTTTGTGCGGCAGCCGGAAGGAGCGGGGATAGCGATTGTGGTATGGGCTGATAAATTAGCAGTGGAAACGGTGATGGACTATTTGCAACCACTTGTTTTGCTGGATATAAAAATTGTTCTGCTGACGGTCAACAAACTACTTACGGATGTTGTAAAGTGGCAATTGAAGCAGGCAGGGGTACACGAAGTGCTGGAATGGAATAAGGGTGAAGAGGTGCTGTTGCACTTAACGGCCCGGTTGAAACGGTGGGCGCAGGTAGAGGCATTGCTTTCACTGGACCTGGTACGTAACAATCTGATTGGAGAAAGTTATACCTGGAAGCGCTTTTTGAGAAAAGTTATTGAAACGGCCTTTTTCACCAGTAACAGTGTACTGCTGATTGGTGAGTCCGGCACTGGTAAAGAAATGACTGCCCGTTTGATTCATGAACTGGACCAACGGAAAGAGAAAGGAAATCTGGTGCTGATGGATTGCACTACAATTGTTCCTGAATTATCGGGGAGTGAGTTTTATGGACACGAAAAGGGTGCTTTTACCAATGCTGTGTATGCACGGGATGGAGCCTTTGCCATGGCCGACAGCGGAACTTTGTTCCTGGACGAACTGGGGGAATTGGCGCTACCGCTGCAGGCCGGGCTGTTACGGGTAATACAGGAAGGTATGTATAAGCGCGTGGGCAGTAATACCTGGCGAAAAACAAACTTCAGGCTGGTATGTGCTACTAATCGTAACGTGAAAGAAGAAATTGTGCAGGGTAATTTTCGGGAAGACCTGTATTTCAGGGTGGCTGCATCGGTATTTATTATACCTCCCCTGCGCAACAGAAGAGAAGATATACCCGAACTGGTAAGAACGTTTCTGCGTCAGGAGTTAAATACGATTGTTGCTCCTGAAATGGATGGCGCGATTATGAATTTTCTGGTACATCGTGACTATCCGGGAAACATCCGTGAGTTGAAGCAACTGGTGAGTCAGATAGTTATGCGTTATGCCGGCCAGGGTTTTATTACTATGGGTGATATGCCAGAAGAAGAATGCCCATCGCCGCAGCAGTTACAGGGCTTTACCGCCTCTTCGCACAACGGACTGCATCAATCTATCAGGCTGGCAATTGCCAGCGGCAAAGATCTGTCTCGCATAAAAAATGAAATTGCCCACCTGGCTATGGAAATTGCCCTGGAAGATTGCGGCGGTAACCTCAAGCTGGCTGCCCGTAAACTGAATGTAGAGGTTAGAACGTTACAGTATATACGAAAAAAGAACAGCTCCGAGGTACTTAATGACCCGTAA
- a CDS encoding response regulator transcription factor, translated as MKRILVIEDDAFMARAIALILGKHGYSLTIAQNGKEAIKHMEESEFELIITDLMLPFANGLELLSRYKRSQPRKGTPVMILSAITNEKTVLDGFDLGADDYLKKPFAPSELVSRVNRLLEKKENAHL; from the coding sequence ATGAAACGTATACTGGTTATTGAAGACGACGCATTTATGGCACGTGCTATTGCCCTTATTTTAGGCAAACATGGTTACAGCCTCACAATTGCTCAGAATGGAAAAGAAGCCATCAAACACATGGAAGAGAGCGAATTTGAGCTTATTATCACCGACCTTATGCTCCCCTTTGCAAACGGTCTTGAACTGTTGAGCAGGTATAAACGCAGTCAGCCCCGGAAAGGTACACCTGTCATGATCCTTTCTGCTATCACCAATGAGAAGACCGTACTCGACGGATTTGATCTCGGAGCAGATGATTACCTGAAAAAACCATTCGCTCCAAGCGAGCTGGTATCAAGGGTAAACCGCCTTTTAGAAAAAAAAGAGAACGCACATTTATAA
- a CDS encoding HEAT repeat domain-containing protein has translation MISFFNGIESWLVEVKENFIYLPTFIQGAILVSLIAITGILIAYLNILLLLVVKYFQDRRDGPVIDQIDALLLEHIVQRDISEEKLPLALGEFQQLPLHHSWARELLVQKILHYRRNFSGYVSDLARTLYIDLRLSRDARHKLSSSRSKKIVEGLGELFRMEMTVEEKEVLPLVNHRDRYVREMARCYFAKCSAEHPMDFLQEISKPLLTWEQVELFRLITQRTDIPAPSFARWIDPAMHPSVISFSLKLAAHFHQFDAIPAMISMLKTDNLEQRALAINSLGKLMALEAEPELVKIYADQPLSCKKEILKALGRIGSGNQLEFLRQQFLESEEFDLKKHAAKSIVNHKALAQLMLKQLQEQSVGQPHIILQHCLNPLIKY, from the coding sequence ATGATTTCATTTTTTAATGGAATAGAGTCGTGGTTGGTGGAGGTAAAAGAAAACTTCATTTACCTGCCCACCTTTATCCAGGGCGCTATCCTCGTTTCCTTAATTGCTATTACAGGTATCCTGATTGCATACCTCAACATATTGCTGTTACTGGTAGTGAAATACTTCCAGGACCGGAGGGATGGGCCTGTAATAGATCAGATAGATGCGCTCCTCCTGGAGCATATCGTACAGCGCGATATTTCGGAAGAAAAACTTCCGCTGGCGCTCGGTGAATTTCAACAACTGCCACTGCATCATTCATGGGCCCGGGAACTCCTGGTGCAAAAAATCCTGCATTACAGGAGAAACTTCAGCGGATATGTATCTGACCTTGCCAGAACCCTGTACATCGACCTGAGATTGTCCCGGGATGCGCGCCACAAGCTGAGCAGCTCCCGTAGCAAAAAGATCGTGGAAGGACTGGGCGAATTGTTCAGGATGGAAATGACTGTAGAAGAAAAAGAAGTACTGCCGCTGGTCAATCACAGGGACCGCTATGTACGTGAAATGGCGCGCTGTTATTTCGCAAAATGCTCCGCAGAACATCCGATGGATTTTTTACAGGAGATCAGCAAGCCCTTGCTTACATGGGAACAGGTAGAGCTATTCCGCCTCATTACCCAGCGGACAGATATTCCCGCTCCTTCTTTTGCACGATGGATAGATCCGGCGATGCATCCTTCGGTGATTTCGTTTTCGCTCAAGCTGGCCGCCCATTTCCATCAGTTTGATGCTATCCCTGCTATGATCTCCATGTTAAAAACAGACAACCTGGAACAGCGTGCCCTTGCGATTAACAGTCTGGGTAAACTCATGGCACTGGAAGCTGAACCAGAACTGGTAAAGATATACGCGGATCAACCTCTGTCATGTAAGAAAGAGATCCTGAAGGCACTGGGCCGTATCGGCAGCGGAAATCAGCTGGAGTTTCTCAGACAGCAATTCCTGGAGTCGGAAGAGTTTGACTTAAAAAAACATGCAGCGAAATCAATTGTTAATCATAAAGCACTGGCTCAATTAATGCTGAAGCAACTGCAGGAGCAGAGTGTAGGGCAGCCTCACATCATCCTGCAACATTGCCTCAACCCCCTAATCAAGTATTGA
- a CDS encoding glycosyltransferase family 2 protein, producing the protein MLLFAFYTLLAFLSYFAIRRYSWKNRIRETLTLVESPLTPGISVIAPAYNEAVTIIPNVRSLLTLNYPRFEVIIVNDGSTDDTLEKLIHEFELSEINFAYHPQLLCQPVKRFFKSDNPAYARLLVVDKVNGKSKADAVNAGINAASFSYFLNTDVDCILDRNTLLKLIRPFMDEEKRVIATGATLRMANSCVADAGMLTTISPPEEWLPRFQEMEYIRSFVLGKMGWNTINAVPNVSGGLGLFDKDIVIKAGGYDPKSLGEDMDMIIRMCKYMCEQKLDYAIRYIPETLCWTEGPSTLKIFGRQRTRWARGLLQIFSTHRQVLFNPKYKRLGLIVFPYNFFFELLAPVIEFVGLMYYIYIIVANVINWDFAIILLLFIYTFSVFISSLAILWDQLTFRYYKSWKDVAKLCMMTFLEPFIYHPLVLFFAMKGYLFHLTGKKHGWGNMQRKGFKQQVTA; encoded by the coding sequence GTGCTGCTATTCGCTTTCTATACTCTCCTGGCATTCCTCTCCTATTTCGCCATCAGGCGTTACAGCTGGAAAAACAGGATCAGGGAAACACTTACACTGGTAGAATCTCCGCTCACACCGGGTATTTCTGTTATTGCTCCGGCTTACAATGAAGCCGTGACCATCATACCCAATGTACGTTCCCTCCTCACACTGAACTATCCGCGATTCGAAGTGATCATTGTGAACGATGGCAGTACGGATGATACGCTGGAAAAACTGATCCATGAATTTGAACTGTCTGAGATAAATTTTGCCTACCATCCGCAGTTGTTGTGCCAGCCCGTAAAACGTTTCTTTAAATCAGACAACCCTGCTTATGCCAGGCTGCTGGTAGTGGACAAGGTAAACGGTAAAAGCAAGGCAGACGCTGTGAATGCAGGCATCAATGCGGCATCGTTCAGTTACTTTCTGAACACAGACGTAGACTGTATCCTGGACAGGAACACCCTGTTGAAACTGATCCGTCCTTTTATGGATGAAGAAAAGAGAGTGATTGCTACCGGCGCCACGCTGCGCATGGCCAATTCCTGCGTAGCTGATGCTGGTATGCTTACCACCATCAGCCCTCCGGAAGAATGGCTGCCTCGCTTCCAGGAAATGGAATACATCCGTTCCTTTGTGCTGGGAAAAATGGGCTGGAACACTATCAACGCCGTACCCAACGTATCCGGCGGCCTGGGGCTGTTCGACAAAGATATTGTTATCAAAGCAGGTGGCTATGATCCCAAATCATTGGGGGAAGATATGGATATGATTATCCGCATGTGTAAATACATGTGTGAGCAGAAACTGGATTACGCTATCCGTTATATCCCTGAAACACTTTGCTGGACAGAAGGCCCATCAACGCTCAAAATTTTCGGCAGACAGCGAACCCGCTGGGCCAGGGGATTGTTGCAGATATTCAGTACTCACAGACAGGTATTGTTCAATCCAAAATACAAACGCCTCGGACTGATCGTGTTCCCATACAATTTCTTTTTTGAATTGCTGGCGCCTGTCATCGAGTTTGTGGGACTGATGTATTACATCTATATCATTGTAGCGAATGTCATCAACTGGGATTTTGCCATCATCCTGTTATTGTTCATCTATACATTCTCTGTATTTATTTCTTCGCTGGCCATACTCTGGGACCAGCTTACATTCCGGTATTATAAGAGCTGGAAGGATGTGGCAAAGTTATGTATGATGACATTCCTTGAACCATTCATCTATCATCCGCTGGTATTGTTTTTTGCAATGAAGGGCTACCTGTTCCACCTTACCGGTAAAAAGCACGGATGGGGAAATATGCAGCGAAAGGGTTTCAAACAACAGGTAACTGCGTAA
- a CDS encoding tetratricopeptide repeat protein, translating to MFLIACLSATLSTTAQRKGLVSSDILLKRALEETNQHHDYEKAKALCLKALSQSPDYTDVMLLLGRLYVLTGEPQAGRVQWQLVLRKDPKNMDALQYLINLEYSQHRSSEAICYIDEALSADPRNKDLLMKKYGILQENNLKSEQEKVLAQLSRLYPNDTKVKGLKEEYLAQQRKEEVRNTPQQEEKPAPKPKPDPKIVEKERLTNAWLAARKRGDKEQQIALSRRILELEPGNRDALNALINTYYSMQRYEDALQWCNTALLRYPTDVDFLLKKTGILQDLHLYDAAAATAQQAWQLKPDQRNRQIYEDIQRQRINVFSQAGQQDSAIVIINILLQQLPEDTALLFRKSALLEAGGHYTEAATLSRQLMTQYPAVNRYQQAFTDQLMAAAREELKGTSPAKAQPLLEEVVHTDPRNLDAWVSLINLEHRNGATQEAIRYCDRALSALGNNVIILRKKSALLQETGNYPAAYAISGQLLQQQPVDTTLRRMYTDQLMSHGKILRDSSAWDSAIVVYDKALQYNPSDTLILQNLANAHLALKQYDSSLIYTNKGLQLYPQDKSLLMKKANTLETLKRYKEAAATAASLQQLDPSDKSLRNYRDWLQSKNYRNQLGIIHLQSIFDNGSRPGSITSLQYLRFHNRGSIGGRINYADRAAGNGIQLEAETYYTHNKSNYSYGLVSWSNADVFPRFRAGYSLFHNFGKDWEGELGARYLRDDSVSTWSGVWSIAKYWNNYWVNLRGYVINEQDKWFQAYTLTNRYYMNRQKDFVALILSTGTAPDDRSRNYQFSRSVNFFSGGIGAGYQKTIHYRTTLGLFGNWTNQHIGNGKSYNQYDIYLTLLHNF from the coding sequence TTGTTTCTGATAGCATGCCTGTCGGCTACACTCAGTACGACTGCACAGCGAAAGGGACTGGTGTCTTCTGATATATTGCTGAAAAGAGCGCTGGAGGAAACCAACCAGCATCATGATTATGAAAAGGCTAAAGCACTTTGCCTGAAAGCGCTTTCACAAAGCCCTGACTATACGGATGTGATGCTCTTACTGGGACGGTTATACGTTCTTACAGGTGAGCCGCAGGCCGGCAGGGTACAATGGCAGCTGGTGCTGCGCAAAGACCCGAAAAATATGGATGCACTGCAATACCTGATCAACCTGGAATATAGCCAGCATCGCAGCAGCGAAGCAATCTGCTATATTGATGAGGCATTGTCGGCAGATCCACGCAACAAAGATCTGTTGATGAAGAAGTATGGTATCTTACAGGAGAATAACCTGAAATCCGAGCAGGAGAAAGTACTGGCGCAACTAAGCAGGTTGTACCCCAATGATACAAAGGTAAAAGGATTGAAGGAAGAATATCTTGCCCAACAGCGAAAGGAAGAAGTACGCAATACTCCGCAGCAGGAAGAAAAACCCGCGCCGAAGCCTAAGCCCGATCCGAAGATCGTTGAAAAAGAACGGCTGACCAATGCCTGGCTGGCAGCCAGGAAGCGTGGAGACAAAGAGCAACAGATTGCTCTGAGCCGCCGCATCCTGGAACTGGAGCCTGGTAACAGGGATGCCCTGAACGCCCTCATCAACACCTATTACAGCATGCAGCGTTATGAAGATGCATTGCAATGGTGTAATACTGCTCTGCTGCGATATCCAACGGATGTTGATTTTCTGTTGAAGAAGACAGGCATCCTGCAGGACCTGCATCTTTATGATGCAGCGGCTGCTACCGCGCAACAAGCCTGGCAGCTGAAGCCGGACCAACGCAATCGACAGATTTACGAGGATATACAACGTCAACGGATAAACGTTTTTTCACAGGCCGGTCAGCAAGACAGTGCCATCGTTATCATCAACATATTACTGCAACAGCTCCCGGAAGACACAGCATTGCTTTTCCGTAAGTCTGCCTTACTGGAGGCTGGCGGCCATTACACCGAAGCGGCCACACTGAGTCGCCAGCTGATGACACAATACCCTGCTGTTAACAGATACCAGCAGGCCTTCACAGATCAGCTGATGGCAGCAGCGCGCGAAGAACTGAAAGGCACCTCACCGGCAAAGGCGCAGCCTTTACTGGAAGAAGTAGTGCATACAGATCCCCGCAACCTGGACGCCTGGGTCAGCCTTATTAACCTGGAACACCGTAACGGTGCCACACAGGAAGCCATCCGGTATTGCGACCGTGCATTATCAGCGCTCGGTAATAACGTCATCATCCTCCGGAAAAAATCCGCATTGCTACAGGAAACCGGTAACTACCCGGCAGCTTATGCTATCTCCGGCCAGCTGCTGCAACAGCAGCCTGTAGACACCACCCTGCGCCGGATGTACACCGATCAGCTGATGAGCCATGGAAAAATACTGAGAGACTCCAGTGCCTGGGATAGCGCCATAGTCGTATACGACAAAGCATTACAGTATAATCCATCTGATACACTGATATTGCAAAACCTGGCCAATGCTCACCTGGCACTGAAACAATACGACAGCTCACTGATATATACCAATAAAGGTCTGCAGCTTTATCCGCAGGATAAAAGCCTGTTGATGAAAAAAGCAAACACACTGGAGACGCTGAAACGCTACAAGGAAGCGGCAGCGACAGCGGCTTCCCTGCAGCAGCTGGACCCTTCCGACAAGAGTTTGCGCAATTATCGTGACTGGCTGCAAAGCAAAAATTACCGCAATCAGCTGGGCATTATCCATCTGCAGAGCATCTTTGATAATGGTAGCCGCCCCGGCAGTATTACTTCGCTCCAATACCTGCGTTTTCATAACAGAGGCAGTATCGGAGGCCGGATCAACTATGCAGACCGTGCCGCCGGAAATGGTATACAGCTGGAAGCAGAAACATATTACACGCACAATAAAAGCAATTATTCCTATGGGCTGGTCAGCTGGTCCAATGCGGATGTGTTTCCACGCTTCAGAGCCGGGTACTCGCTCTTTCATAACTTTGGTAAGGATTGGGAAGGAGAACTGGGTGCACGTTATCTCAGAGATGACAGCGTGAGTACCTGGTCAGGTGTATGGTCAATCGCAAAATATTGGAACAACTATTGGGTGAATCTGCGTGGCTACGTGATCAATGAGCAAGACAAATGGTTCCAGGCATATACGCTTACCAACCGTTATTACATGAACAGGCAGAAAGATTTTGTAGCACTGATATTATCAACAGGTACAGCACCGGATGACCGTAGCAGGAACTACCAGTTCAGCCGTTCTGTGAATTTCTTCTCAGGAGGCATTGGCGCGGGATACCAGAAAACAATCCATTACCGCACTACGCTCGGCCTGTTCGGTAACTGGACCAATCAACATATTGGCAACGGAAAATCATACAACCAGTACGATATATACCTGACGTTGCTGCATAATTTTTAA